Proteins encoded by one window of Longimicrobiaceae bacterium:
- a CDS encoding DinB family protein yields the protein MLVSELRELVRHMEWADALVWRAVLAHPAAHADAPTRERLHHVHMVQWVYLQIWRGEPVAVPEASALPDLRAIRAWGRDFHAEASRFLDSLEDPALRRRIEFPWAPQLAERFGSAETATLAETLLQVTSHSAYHRGQINARLREIGGEPPLADFVAWIWMRRPGPPWDEPHAGPAGPPPAERPSAG from the coding sequence ATGCTGGTGTCCGAGCTGCGGGAGCTGGTGCGGCACATGGAGTGGGCGGACGCGCTGGTCTGGCGCGCGGTGCTCGCCCATCCCGCGGCGCACGCGGACGCGCCCACGCGCGAGCGCCTGCACCACGTGCACATGGTCCAGTGGGTGTACCTGCAGATCTGGCGCGGCGAGCCGGTCGCGGTCCCGGAGGCGTCCGCGCTCCCGGACCTCCGCGCGATCCGTGCGTGGGGCCGCGACTTCCACGCGGAGGCGTCCCGCTTCCTGGACTCGCTGGAGGACCCGGCGCTGCGCCGACGGATCGAGTTCCCCTGGGCTCCCCAGCTGGCGGAGCGGTTCGGGAGCGCGGAAACGGCCACGCTCGCCGAGACCCTCCTGCAGGTGACCTCCCACTCCGCGTACCACCGCGGGCAGATCAACGCGCGGCTGCGCGAGATCGGGGGAGAGCCGCCGCTCGCCGACTTCGTCGCCTGGATCTGGATGCGCAGGCCCGGCCCGCCGTGGGACGAGCCGCACGCCGGTCCCGCCGGCCCGCCCCCGGCGGAGCGCCCGAGCGCCGGGTAG
- a CDS encoding M28 family peptidase encodes MKLFRSIAPALVLAGCATVPPQGAPSPAGAVIDPARVAEHIRILASDEFLGRGPATPGEEKTVEYIAEQFRQAGLEPGGPGGSWFQEVPLNQYDIVGQPELSFTVGGRRRALTQGEEIAVRASMAGVDRVDLKNAPLVFLGYGVRAPERNWNDFEGQDLRGKVGVVLVNDPDFETGEGDFGGKAMTYYGRWTYKYEEAARQGLAGLLIVHETAPASYGWATVKNSNTNTMFDIVRANPAEVHPPVEGWIQRDVAVELFRAAGQDFEALKRRAQTRGFRAVPLEGATFSADYAVRSAGIRSRNVLGRLPGTTRPGETILYGGHWDHLGVGAPDARGDSIYNGAVDNATGIAAVIEIARAFANGPRPERSLVFAAWTVEEKGLLGSEYYAANPVYPLETTVAGFNIDALDPYGPARDVLVIGYGQSELEDYLERRLAAVGRVVARDAAPEAGYFFRSDHFPMAKRGVPMLYVDSGQDLLDGGTDAGAAAAAAYRRDRYHQPADEFDPATWNVEGIAQDAAVLYALGLELANSRAWPNYRPTSEFRPVRDASAAARP; translated from the coding sequence ATGAAGCTGTTCAGATCCATCGCCCCGGCCCTCGTTCTCGCCGGGTGCGCCACCGTGCCTCCGCAGGGGGCGCCGTCCCCGGCCGGGGCGGTGATCGATCCCGCGCGCGTGGCGGAGCATATCCGCATCCTGGCCTCGGACGAGTTCCTGGGGCGCGGCCCCGCGACTCCGGGCGAGGAGAAGACCGTCGAGTACATCGCCGAGCAGTTCCGGCAGGCAGGGCTGGAGCCCGGCGGCCCAGGCGGGAGCTGGTTCCAGGAGGTGCCGCTCAACCAGTACGACATCGTCGGCCAGCCCGAGCTGAGCTTCACGGTGGGCGGCCGGCGCCGGGCGCTCACGCAGGGCGAGGAGATCGCCGTGCGCGCCAGCATGGCGGGGGTGGACCGTGTCGACCTCAAGAATGCCCCGCTGGTGTTCCTCGGCTACGGGGTGCGGGCGCCGGAGCGGAACTGGAACGACTTCGAGGGGCAGGACCTGCGCGGCAAGGTGGGCGTCGTCCTGGTCAACGATCCCGACTTCGAGACCGGCGAGGGTGACTTCGGCGGGAAGGCGATGACCTACTACGGCCGGTGGACCTACAAGTACGAGGAGGCCGCGCGCCAGGGCCTCGCCGGGCTCCTCATCGTGCACGAGACCGCCCCGGCGTCGTACGGCTGGGCCACGGTGAAGAACTCCAACACCAACACCATGTTCGACATCGTCCGGGCGAACCCGGCCGAGGTGCACCCGCCGGTGGAGGGGTGGATCCAGCGCGACGTGGCGGTGGAGCTGTTCCGGGCCGCCGGGCAGGACTTCGAGGCCCTGAAGCGCCGGGCGCAGACCCGCGGCTTCCGGGCGGTGCCGCTGGAGGGCGCCACCTTCTCGGCGGACTACGCGGTGCGGAGCGCCGGGATCCGCTCGCGCAACGTGCTGGGCCGGCTCCCGGGCACCACCCGCCCGGGCGAGACGATCCTGTACGGCGGCCACTGGGACCACCTGGGGGTGGGCGCCCCGGACGCGCGGGGGGACAGCATCTACAACGGGGCGGTGGACAACGCGACGGGGATCGCCGCGGTCATCGAGATCGCGCGCGCCTTCGCGAACGGCCCGCGCCCGGAGCGCTCCCTGGTGTTCGCGGCCTGGACGGTGGAGGAGAAGGGGCTGCTCGGCTCGGAGTACTACGCCGCCAATCCGGTGTACCCGCTGGAGACCACGGTGGCGGGCTTCAACATCGACGCGCTCGACCCGTACGGACCGGCGCGCGACGTGCTCGTGATCGGCTACGGGCAGAGCGAGCTGGAGGACTACCTGGAGCGCAGGCTGGCCGCCGTCGGGAGGGTGGTCGCGCGCGACGCGGCCCCGGAGGCCGGCTACTTCTTCCGCTCCGACCACTTCCCCATGGCCAAGCGCGGCGTCCCGATGCTGTACGTGGACAGCGGGCAGGACCTGCTGGACGGGGGCACGGACGCGGGCGCGGCCGCCGCCGCGGCCTACCGCCGGGACCGCTACCACCAGCCGGCGGACGAGTTCGACCCGGCGACCTGGAACGTGGAGGGGATCGCGCAGGACGCGGCGGTGCTCTACGCCCTCGGCCTGGAGCTGGCGAACTCGCGCGCCTGGCCGAACTACCGCCCGACCTCCGAGTTCCGCCCGGTCCGCGACGCCTCGGCGGCCGCGCGCCCGTAG